Proteins encoded in a region of the Stieleria neptunia genome:
- a CDS encoding membrane or secreted protein produces the protein MDARINRRCLCGGVWLALAMTGLMGCQSLVNRGWVAPPGPMNYQQANAVVHDPFPQADIGPDDNSMRPPDYQNPLALPVRNQMKNQVTPWLLP, from the coding sequence ATGGACGCACGAATCAATCGACGATGCCTTTGTGGCGGTGTTTGGCTCGCCCTGGCGATGACCGGCTTGATGGGTTGCCAAAGCTTGGTCAACCGCGGCTGGGTGGCTCCGCCGGGGCCGATGAATTACCAGCAAGCCAACGCGGTCGTGCACGACCCGTTTCCACAAGCCGACATCGGTCCGGACGACAACTCGATGCGTCCGCCGGACTATCAAAACCCGTTGGCGCTTCCGGTGCGGAACCAGATGAAAAACCAGGTCACGCCCTGGTTGCTGCCGTAG